A single genomic interval of Oryza sativa Japonica Group chromosome 7, ASM3414082v1 harbors:
- the LOC107278422 gene encoding fatty acyl-CoA reductase 1 isoform X3, translated as MRQPRFLCRRIRWLINGVHASGFSSVIMQLPIFQPLREKYQTHFSSWFWDKVFPLAGDVSLKNFGIGDARLAEDIRKETNIIVHMAATVNFAERYDTALAINTMGVKHMIDFASKCTNLELVLLVSTAYVNLMKQAYVNLMKQGIMMEKPLQQWRSYDGRSDLDISEEMAFKDEKLKELVYNNASERTIRHTMKKIGAQRAKKFGWANAYVFTKAMGEMLAYEQNSRLPIVIIRPSATTSTWKEPFPGWIEGAKAIDTWITNYGKGTLKFFPTDVATVIDIVPADIVVNAMLCIISYHPQGTADFIYQIGSSMSNPIKLGQMSQTTYKYFSQIPFVGAKGDVVKVKQPNFLATMASFYETMDKHYKMPLQDMLRRGLSTTEDRHIYNHLKREYDFTVAVAEVYWPFTISKTRFDDSKMQNLMGMVTERDRELIPCNIKFINWDKYFMETHIPGVMDYESRELTRARL; from the exons ATCATGCAACTTCCGATATTTCAACCCTTGCGGGAGAAGTATCAAACGCACTTCAGTTCATGGTTCTGGGACAAGGTTTTTCCTCTAGCAGGAGATGTGTCCTTGAAGAATTTCGGTATAGGAGACGCTAGACTGGCTGAAGATATAAGGAAAGAAACAAATATTATTGTTCACATGGCTGCGACAGTAAACTTCGCAGAAAG ATATGATACAGCGTTGGCAATAAACACTATGGGTGTGAAGCATATGATAGATTTTGCATCAAAATGCACAAACCTAGAGCTCGTTCTTCTTGTGTCAACAG CTTATGTCAATCTAATGAAACAAGCTTATGTCAATCTAATGAAACAAGGGATCATGATGGAGAAGCCGCTTCAACAATGGAGGAGTTATGATGGTCGATCAGATCTAGATATTTCAGAAGAGATGGCATTTAAGGATGAAAAGTTGAAGGAGCTAGTTTACAACAATGCTTCAGAACGTACCATAAGACACACCATGAAAAAGATAGGCGCACAAAG AGCTAAGAAGTTTGGATGGGCGAATGCCTATGTGTTCACAAAAGCAATGGGTGAGATGCTGGCATATGAACAAAACTCACGGCTCCCAATTGTTATCATCCGTCCATCAGCCACAACAAGCACATGGAAGGAGCCTTTTCCTGGATGGATAGAAGGAGCCAA AGCAATTGACACATGGATCACTAACTATGGTAAGGGGACACTGAAGTTTTTTCCTACAGATGTGGCAACAGTCATAGACATT GTACCTGCAGACATTGTGGTCAATGCGATGCTTTGTATTATCAGCTACCATCCTCAAGGAACAGCAGACTTCATCTATCAGATTGGTTCTTCCATGAGCAACCCGATCAAGCTTGGCCAGATGTCTCAAACAACGTACAAATACTTCTCGCAGATACCATTCGTCGGTGCAAAAGGAGATGTAGTCAAGGTGAAACAACCGAATTTTCTAGCAACAATGGCCAGCTTCTACGAGACCATGGATAAACACTACAAAATGCCTTTGCAG GATATGTTGCGCCGTGGGTTATCTACCACTGAAGACCGTCATATTTACAACCATCTCAAGAGAGAGTATGATTTTACTGTTGCCGTGGCAGAGGTATACTGGCCATTCACAATATCCAAAACGAG GTTCGATGACTCGAAAATGCAGAATCTTATGGGAATGGTTACTGAAAGAGACCGAGAATTGATACCCTGTAATATAAAGTTCATCAATTGGGACAAGTACTTTATGGAAACTCACATCCCCGGTGTCATGGATTATGAGTCAAGGGAATTGACAAGAGCTAGGCTATAG
- the LOC107278422 gene encoding fatty acyl-CoA reductase 1 isoform X4 produces MSYQIMQLPIFQPLREKYQTHFSSWFWDKVFPLAGDVSLKNFGIGDARLAEDIRKETNIIVHMAATVNFAERYDTALAINTMGVKHMIDFASKCTNLELVLLVSTAYVNLMKQAYVNLMKQGIMMEKPLQQWRSYDGRSDLDISEEMAFKDEKLKELVYNNASERTIRHTMKKIGAQRAKKFGWANAYVFTKAMGEMLAYEQNSRLPIVIIRPSATTSTWKEPFPGWIEGAKAIDTWITNYGKGTLKFFPTDVATVIDIVPADIVVNAMLCIISYHPQGTADFIYQIGSSMSNPIKLGQMSQTTYKYFSQIPFVGAKGDVVKVKQPNFLATMASFYETMDKHYKMPLQDMLRRGLSTTEDRHIYNHLKREYDFTVAVAEVYWPFTISKTRFDDSKMQNLMGMVTERDRELIPCNIKFINWDKYFMETHIPGVMDYESRELTRARL; encoded by the exons ATGTCATATCAGATCATGCAACTTCCGATATTTCAACCCTTGCGGGAGAAGTATCAAACGCACTTCAGTTCATGGTTCTGGGACAAGGTTTTTCCTCTAGCAGGAGATGTGTCCTTGAAGAATTTCGGTATAGGAGACGCTAGACTGGCTGAAGATATAAGGAAAGAAACAAATATTATTGTTCACATGGCTGCGACAGTAAACTTCGCAGAAAG ATATGATACAGCGTTGGCAATAAACACTATGGGTGTGAAGCATATGATAGATTTTGCATCAAAATGCACAAACCTAGAGCTCGTTCTTCTTGTGTCAACAG CTTATGTCAATCTAATGAAACAAGCTTATGTCAATCTAATGAAACAAGGGATCATGATGGAGAAGCCGCTTCAACAATGGAGGAGTTATGATGGTCGATCAGATCTAGATATTTCAGAAGAGATGGCATTTAAGGATGAAAAGTTGAAGGAGCTAGTTTACAACAATGCTTCAGAACGTACCATAAGACACACCATGAAAAAGATAGGCGCACAAAG AGCTAAGAAGTTTGGATGGGCGAATGCCTATGTGTTCACAAAAGCAATGGGTGAGATGCTGGCATATGAACAAAACTCACGGCTCCCAATTGTTATCATCCGTCCATCAGCCACAACAAGCACATGGAAGGAGCCTTTTCCTGGATGGATAGAAGGAGCCAA AGCAATTGACACATGGATCACTAACTATGGTAAGGGGACACTGAAGTTTTTTCCTACAGATGTGGCAACAGTCATAGACATT GTACCTGCAGACATTGTGGTCAATGCGATGCTTTGTATTATCAGCTACCATCCTCAAGGAACAGCAGACTTCATCTATCAGATTGGTTCTTCCATGAGCAACCCGATCAAGCTTGGCCAGATGTCTCAAACAACGTACAAATACTTCTCGCAGATACCATTCGTCGGTGCAAAAGGAGATGTAGTCAAGGTGAAACAACCGAATTTTCTAGCAACAATGGCCAGCTTCTACGAGACCATGGATAAACACTACAAAATGCCTTTGCAG GATATGTTGCGCCGTGGGTTATCTACCACTGAAGACCGTCATATTTACAACCATCTCAAGAGAGAGTATGATTTTACTGTTGCCGTGGCAGAGGTATACTGGCCATTCACAATATCCAAAACGAG GTTCGATGACTCGAAAATGCAGAATCTTATGGGAATGGTTACTGAAAGAGACCGAGAATTGATACCCTGTAATATAAAGTTCATCAATTGGGACAAGTACTTTATGGAAACTCACATCCCCGGTGTCATGGATTATGAGTCAAGGGAATTGACAAGAGCTAGGCTATAG